The Octopus bimaculoides isolate UCB-OBI-ISO-001 chromosome 17, ASM119413v2, whole genome shotgun sequence genome includes the window TCTGGGCGCACTCTTTTCTGAGCTTCTCAAtcggtatcacacacacacacacatacacacgaccgCCAGACAAAGAGCTTCTTCTGTTGTAGCCTTTCAAGCTacaacagaagaatttaagaccGGCTACTATTGAACATCGACGACTTAGATAGCAGAATCTGTAAAGAATTAAAGCAGAAATGCCAGATATTGAAACAAAACTTGGAATTGAAGGGCCTTATTATAAACTTAGCGGAAATAAAAATtttagtgagtaggaaggaaGAAAGGGCCTTTATAGCATCGGAGAATTGGCCGTGCGCCATTTTGTAGAGCCGATAGAAATTCTATAGGCGTAGGTAGGATGagagaactgaagaaaaaaaaatgatttaatggAAGATGTCTTTCGTTCGTCCTGATTTAAACCTTTTGGTCTCTGTTTCAGTTCTTATTGCTGCCACGTAGCTGGGGTTTACTGAATCCGTTGCTAAACGGCATAAAACACTGAAATAACATAATTTGTTGGGTTTGAGACGCTGTTAGGGACAGAACTTCTGACAAACTACATCAgaacagcatttaaaaaaatatccaggTGAATGTTTGAAAAAACTTCAAAtggttgaaagaaatttaacaatctccataaattgttttcttttacgctgaagtatttttattctaaatttttaataTGTCTCAAGTCCTTCCTGGTTGTGTTTTGCAATGAGACAAGAGAAGTCGGTGTTGTCTCCCTTGGATCTTGGTATTTTGTTGTCTAATTTCCTGTGGTCTTTGTCCGGTGAAGAATCAAATTAATTCCTTtcggtgtcttttcaaaacaaatGCGACGGCAAAACCACCACCGAAAACAAGAAGTCTAcccataaccatacacacacatattcttaaatacatattcacacacatatggtgatAATGaacacaaaattaaattaataagtgggtgaatttttttttttaattggtaacTTGACATAATATGGCTGTCCTCAGATTTCAGAATATGTCATAAAGGCACAAGTAATGCCGTTTAAACTATTTTCTGATATCCATATTAGAAATATCGTTGGTTGACGTCAAACGATATTATTCATTTGATCAGTAAAGTTACCCAGACTTCAGGAGCAGCTACACAAATGGTGTTGAGAATAATACTGCGGTAAGTATTGCTTTAATTGCATCATAATTAACTGGTTTTGTCATTACTACTTATAACTTGGCTTCAAATCACGTTAAGGTAGattttttagttttcttcccCTCGGGGATAGAGGATTATTTAAAGTGTTATtcaagtcctggaatcgatttcaTAAACCTTATAaccttttaataaaaaaaaaaaatacctgtccTCGTTCGTTCCAATGTCAGAGATAATGTGTTCCCCTTGTAAATCTGAATGCATATAAATATNNNNNNNNNNNNNNNNNNNNNNNNNNNNNNNNNNNNNNNNNNNNNNNNNNNNNNNNNNNNNNNNNNNNNNNNNNNNNNNNNNNNNNNNNNNNNNNNNNNNNNNNNNNNNNNNNNNNNNNNNNNNNNNNNNNNNNNNNNNNNNNNNNNNNaaatagtaaatgagtatatgcatatatacgtacaggtatgtgcataccgacatccacctgtatgtataggtgcatatctgggtacaggacattgcaaacaaaacgtagacgagaaaacacacaagccacatagagaacattctacttcatcagctacccccgttttaacaccggcgtttcgaagagctaggcaggacgcatcgttgaatatattatatataaatatgaaagtgACATCCGAAAAgcatgttgaaaatattttcaaggtGAGACATCATACCACAATTACTTTTGGTTACACTCCCAATCTTTTAGTGGGGAAAATATCGATATTCCCTACAGCGGTGTGTAAATTAAGAGTGTGTATGCCTTTTtgattcgtttatttatttttgtgaactATTCtcttcattaataaataaataactgcagtttctgtttcttttcttttctttttcacactGGGGTATCACTGACAtttttacgttcggagttcagatcttgccgaggttaactttgcctttcatctcttcggagttgataaaataaaatacgagtCAAATACTGcagttgatgtgatcgacttgttTCCCTTCCaacaaaaattactggccttggtCCCTGCAACGCTTCCCGTTCTGATTAGAATGTTGTTATCTCGGTTGCCACAAATGGAATCCGAGCAACCGCCCTTATAAGTCCCAGggttgaagatttttttttaaatgtcatccCGTGGTGAgaaatgttttaaacattttcttctgtCTTCAGTTTCAGCCAgatgctgtggccatgctggggcactaaaCAAAAACTATTGTACAAAATCAAATCTAATAAAATGTTTCCTGCAATTAATATGTGGGTAGTGTATAGTTtactttataatcattcaaagAAGTTGTCCatatacttttgtgtgtatatgtgtgcttgcttgcttgtttgttctGGTCCCTGTGACACAATTTTATGTAATGAAATATTGTCTATATTTCCACAGATACCTGCTACACAATGAACACCTTGTACAAAAAGTAAGTAGATTCTtacaatttcctttctatttttacatcccatcaaggtggtgctccagcatgatcacagtccaatgactgaaacttgtaAAGGGATAAAAGGATAAACACTGATTTTAAAATATGTgctttgttcattcattcatttttttttacatctttcttccatgctagcatgagttagatgactatattttaaagacattgttttacagccaaatgcccttcttgttgctaaccaTTACCTATTTTACAAATAAGGGTCTCGTTTCACATGCTTTTGTAGACATGAAGTGAGCAGATGATTTGTTGATAGAAGtgttaactgtgtgtgtgtgtgtgtgtgtgtgctaattaCTGTCTCCTTCTTTGACATCGCATGACAGTTGTATAACCGTGTGGTTGTTACTTCATATAACAGAATCTAgtagatgtaaatattgagtAGAAAGTTTCATTTCTGAAAACGAGGTTGACGGACAAAAAACTGATGTCTTTTATTAATACAACCTGTTATATCACTTTGTGGGAAATGTATTTCTAACTGATTCaacctcagtatattactggtatattttttattgatctaGCATTCACTACTCTACTCCCAGAAGGGTGAATAGCTACATCAGccctggcagtatttgaactgcTAATGCACAGGAGGGAAACTAAATagtttgaccttttttttttttgatgcagTTCTGTTTCTGTCAGCTGAGAAAAGGTATAGTCATATAAGTTTACTTTGCAagcatatggttctaggttcaatctttGTGTGGTTCTTTGGAGGAAATGACTGCTACTGTAGGTTTGAGATGagcaaaaccttgtaagtgaatttaagGTATTTAGTAGTTGTGTGGAATCTCTGAAGGTCTACTGCATAATGTCATTCGATTTAACACTGCCCTCTTTTGTTACGGTATTTCTTTTGagatacactgcctttgtttttcaacttatttttaaaataaagaagaatttagtgaaatatcaGTCATCAGTTGTAAGATTTCAGACCATCGTTAAAGGGAGACAACTTCGGATAAGATGCTTCCTGCTGCAGCATTTCATCCTACAATTActtgtttcttcctctcttctcgtCCACCCTCTGCCTCTTATATCCTGCAAAAAAACAGAAATGTCTATGAGTATTTACCTTTATCTCACTCAGTTCCACTGTTCCTCTCAACTGTTGACATAACTACAGATATGTGCCATCTTCCCAGAGCTTGACAGATAATTTGCGCTTCTAAATGTCAAAGTGTGAATTACCAAACCCGTTCCTGTGACttatcggttcagcaaaaaagacaatAGAATAAACATTAGGCTTTAAGGGAAAAAAGTCTTGTGGTCagttcgttcaactaaaattcttcaaaatgatgCCCTACTattggccacaatctaatgactgaaacaaaggatATACGATAAAAGATCctgatattttttctctcaataaattCCAACATAATCTTAATCTACATTGTCTGAaacatatttttagaaaatttcattaaaaaatatccagttttcagaaagttatggACGAAACAAACCAAAGTGAATGAATTATCTGAAACTTCTTTCCACTCAACCCTTTCCCTCTACTTACGAAAATTTTCCTCTACAAATTCCAGTATAACcccaactctttagcatttaaaccaatcaaaatatccgaccagttttatgttcaaacaggctagatccagcctctcacacctaccctacaatgtcattctaaaaataaacagtcagaTCACCGAAAGcttgaagctatgagacaatgcatgattaattcaaaacaatgtgactatataagcattacatttgatagagtcaTCTAAACATTAAATGGTTCTACACTATCTAAAATGTATCtttggaaaatttcattaaaaaatatgcatttccCAGAAAGTTATAAAGCAACAAAGTCAGTGATGTCCTAAAGTGTAGATACACCCACTGTCATATTTTGTATGGACTTATTTTCTATTATCTCTTTTTTTTGCCAGCTATCGGAGAGCTATCCTATACGACGCAGTGCCCAGTTAGTTGCCTATATCTTcctgagaggaaaagagaaaggtcAGCTGCAACTTTGTTTAATCAGATAGATTAAATTAACGACACATTACACCACACTAGATAACATTAATTGCCTTTTTATAAATCTACTTGTGATGATTGATGATTTGGTGGTGGCTGGGACTAAAACACcagtcgatgtgtgtgtgtacagcagaGTTGATGTGGTTAATAAGTGGAGTTAAAATGTAATCTAATGAGAACATTTAGCCAATAACTTTTGactaaataggtgcaggcatggctgtgtgctaagaagtttgcttcccaatcacatggttctgagttcattcccactgtgtggcatcttgggcaagtgtttattactataacctcaagctgaccaaagccttgtgagtgaatttggtcgatagaaactgaaaggtagtgagctggcagaaacattagcacaccaggcaaaatgcatagcagtatttcgtctgccgttacgttctgagttcaaattccgccgaggttgactttacctttcatcctttcggtgtcgataaattaagtaccagttatgcactggggtcgatgtaatcgacttaatccctttgtctgtcccctctatgtttagccccttgtgggcaataaaaaaataagaaactgaaagaagcctgtcatatatatgtgtctgtatttttacatccattttgccatgctagcatgagttagaccTGTCACAGACAACTTGTAATCTGCAAAACATTCTGATTGGCACACCTAATAAAAAATTACACTGATTTTTCTGTAGTGGTGCAGCACATTTGATGAGGAGTCCTGTCACATGTGGCCTTTATTCTCAAAGAAGGTTACCCCTACCTGGGTTAAAGGATATATTATTGGGATAATGGGACTGATTTCAAAACCTCTTGGCTTGGATGTAAACTTCTGAACTATACATCAGTGTCAGTATCCCagcatacaatataatatattgtatgtttgtatgtttgtaaacaCAATTAGTTTTGATGTGAATATTTTGAGTGCTAATCACGAGTTAATGATGgtacgtgtgcgtatgcacacatgcattaatGTTTTAGATTAAAGTAATTTAATGAGAACATATGTGATAAACGAGTTTTATAAAAGATATTAACATGCTAATTAAatatactgttattattgttttaactgttgctgttgttgttgttaaggcagcagGCTGACATAATTGTTTGCATGCCTTTCAGatgaaagtaccagttgagcagttggggttgatgtaatcaacttagcccttcccctgaaatggctggccttgtggcaaaatttgaaacaatgattattattattattattgttcagtagtcttatttttataacgtgctttcacttcactaccgagc containing:
- the LOC106878484 gene encoding protein NCBP2AS2 homolog isoform X1; this translates as MVLRIILRYLLHNEHLVQKLSESYPIRRSAQLVAYIFLRGKEKGLESIEKLKDHDSVSPKRLQSFKKTFQEKLQEGIREWKQKNP
- the LOC106878484 gene encoding protein NCBP2AS2 homolog isoform X2: MLKIFSRYLLHNEHLVQKLSESYPIRRSAQLVAYIFLRGKEKGLESIEKLKDHDSVSPKRLQSFKKTFQEKLQEGIREWKQKNP